Below is a genomic region from Schistocerca americana isolate TAMUIC-IGC-003095 chromosome 1, iqSchAmer2.1, whole genome shotgun sequence.
AtggttacaatattatgaaaacgaaagtagcagagatgctgagtcgcagatcagcacaacaaaaagactgtcacaaataaagcttttggccagtaaggccttcctGAAAAACAGACAAAggtcttactggctgaaagctttatttgtgacagtctttttgttgtgcttatctgttcCTCTATACGATGGGTaaaaactttccttttcataatattgttacattccatcctgtattttccatggtTTGGTTGTATTAATGGTTAATCTGACAATATATGGTTGAAATAATGGAACTCTTATTATGAATTCTTTACACTGTTTGAAGAGAGAAATGAGCCCTTTTTCCAGCAATTGATGAAATCTTCAGGGAAGAGGACCTGAGCACAATGAAGAGGATTATTAGCTGGGACTGAATAGCAGGACCAGCTTTACAAGACAAATTTATAGGTGACTGCAGTATCCAAATATAACAGCAAACAAATTGACTCTATTCCAGGAGGACGTATGTAACTGGTAGGTTTTAAGTTTCACTGTGAGAATTACACACGACAAGATCATATTACTGTACTGCACCTGTGTCAACTTCAGGAATTATATAGCAATCATGTAATGTGATATACTTAATATCATGTACATTAGGTGGTTCTTATCAGTTAGTTCTGTTATGGAGTTTACAATCAGAGCAGAAGGAGAACACTGTACACCACAAATAACCTTCAAAGAGTAAGGGCTGTGTTATGTTGTGCGTGAAGGAGTCCCTTGTCCCAAAGAATACCTTAGACCTACATCTATTGCCCCACAATATCATTCCATAATTATACCATTAATTAATGAAAATATGCACAATAAAATAACTTCCTCACGCTATGATCACCAAACTCATTAATCACATGCAGAGAAAATGTTGCTGAAGTTAACCACGTGAAAGTGATTTAAGTGCATTGTTTAGAGATCAAACTCTTATACATATATACTCCGAaaatttggatttcacatattcTTTTTCTGCCATattccactattattattatttgtgtcttgCACAAAATCGCTTGAAATGCGTTTTTCAATGCGGTAGTTcattaaaaactgttttttatctattcttttacttatgagcCTATCATAGACTTCATTATGATGCTTGAATCATGTCGCAAACAATTATTTTATGCTGTACTGGTATACAATGGGAAACCTCATGCATACACTACAATAAAAATAACGATGACACAATACCGAAACCTGTGGCATACAGACCTGTCTGACTAGTTTTCCTCGTACAACACTTATCTGGATATTAAGTAAATCAGTTATTATTTAAATCACTGTCCCATCCTACATAAATGTTTGCAAAAGAACCAAATGCCTACGTTAGAACATACAAAATTCCTATCAATACTTTTTTTCGTCTCAAACATAACTATTTctcttatttatttgtattttctgccacagtcactgttatttgttttatgtttgatTTCACATGCTGCAAAGTGTTTCATGTGAACAAATAAATAATTAGGAAAATGCATATTTGTTCCATCAGCTGTACAACTTTACATTTACTCTCTAACCAGTTTAAATTATTACAATAATTTTCAACGAAAAAGACATTCTACATCAATGGCTCAACCGTATATTTCTGTCATATATGAGCCACACAAATGTAAAACTAAAATGATTGTGTGCCTAGCCACAATTACAGTAGCGCACATTTGATGGCCACAAGATGTGCACTACAGTCCTTGTGCCAAGGTACAGCATGCTTGTATTGACTATGTTAAGGTAGGCTATTACGACAATTACATATGTTCTACATTTGTATGTGATGGAAATGTTTGGTTGAGTCAGTGACAGTCAATGTTTTTCTCTTTGAAGATGATTTTAACAAATGAAACCGGTAGAAAACAGCTGTAGACAATCACCTACAAAAAGCTCTAAGTGAGTAATTATTCCACACAGTTCCCAAATGTAACCAATATGGGCCCATTCCACTCTGTTCCCAAAAATCCAATCCAAATCCATAGCACCAACCGAGTTAAAATTACATGCCATGCCAACAATCTCGCGTGAGGTCGtcggcatggtgtgtagttttaacTCTACTGGTGCTATGGATGTTGTACTTTCGCCATTTATTCAGTTGACAACCCATCTGGGAGTAtctgttttataaatgacaaatcttgTGGAGTTCTATAATGTATTTACACTTAGTTTTCAAAATGTGTGAGAACATATACACAACAATATTTCtagaaacaaagatgctgtaacttaccaaacgaaagcgttggtatgttgatagagacaaaaaacacacaaacacacacacaaatttcaagctttcacaacccacggttgcttcatcaggaaagagggaaggagaggaaaagacgaaaggatgtgggttttaagggagagggtaaggagtcattccaatcccaggggcagaaaggcttaccttagggggggggggggggggggggggaagggacaggtatacactcgcacacacacacttatccatcCGCACATAAACAGACCGTCTGTCTCTTcaagaaatggaaacacctcagctcatcacaacgagactgccacaccAGAAGAACAAAATGAGTAACCGTTACAAACCATTTTGATGCAAACACAGTCCCGGTTCCAAaatgacatcgcctcttactaagttttctcttcttccacaggataaccacagcatttatgaaaagactatgtaacatcagtatgaccttattgtaaaattgtttttgtaatgccatttgcctgaagatgaggtattccctcgaaacaggtcactaaataaataagtaatacgccagtcaacaaagtttgtgactggtagcagtaatttaaaaaacttttacataatgctttattccattataaatcacataaaaatgtaaaaggaaTCATATCAGATTTTATGCATAAGCTATGCAGTATGTATTCTCGATGAATGGATTtcaattttcttgtgttttattattctATCCAAACATAAATATTTACCTGTAGAGATTGAAGAAGTGGATCCTGCTTCAGCTAATGATCCAGTAGAAAGAAGATGCTGCCGAGGTTCCCTGCGCTGCCAAATTTGTTCCAGTCCCAGATGAGTTGGAGCTGACGACGATAATCTTGATCCATATCCTGTATTACCGCTTCTTGTTATTCTACTACCTGATGGCACTTCTGGGACAGGACTTACAGAGTTAGTTGGGCTGAGTGGTCCTGGAACTGACTGAACAAAAAGCTGCCTCTCCGGTGATGCTGAAGAGTATGTTTCCTTTTTGAGTAAAAGTTCATGTAGGGTACTGTGTTTCTGCTGCAAGGGGCTGACTCCAAGAGGTGGAGGGGTGACAGACGATGCTGCTGAATGAAGAAGCAACGAAGAACTAGAGCTGTTTTGACTCCCTGGTGAAAgagcatcaactgtctgaacaccATTACTAGGTTTGCCACTCAAAAAAACGTCCAATGGGCTGGATGGCACACTTGACGATACACTGAATGCATCCTTGTAAAAACCAAGTCCAGCTGGTGGAAATGAAGATGGAACAAGGCTCTGGGAAAGTTGTGCTACATTATTATTTCCTAAATTAGAGTTCACATTTGTGACTTGGACAAGTGGAGGAGCAGCAGATGTCCTTGACTGTGATGCAAAAGGCGGCACATTGATGTAGTAGCTATTTTCTTCTGGCAATAACAGATCATCAAAATTCAAATCATCCAACAAGTTCTCATCATTTGCATTCAATTCTGCAAGTGTAGGTCCTTGAATAAGATCTGCTTTATCAACTTGGAAGATATCATCATCATCCATTCGAAATGTATCACTTCTACTGGTTTCACAATCACTAGGCAATTTTGTGGTCCACACTGGAGACTCTGCATACAGTTCTGTGACACTAACAATATTGGTAGCATTTGGTGTATTGTCTTGAGATACAGACGATGGTGAGGAGATATCCACAAAGTCAAATCCAAAGTCTCTAAAATCTGAAAGATCCATGCCTCTACGATGTGGTATTGGGACACTAGCTGTTGTGCTACTAGTGCTGTCCATTACCAATGGCTCTTGCTTCACTGTTACTCCCTGGTCAATAAATAATTCCCCTGTATAAAAAGGATCAGCCATGTTTTTATTGTCTCTTATGTCATTTATTTTGCTGATGAAAGCTAACCTGTAACATACCATAAACAATAGTGTTTAATACTATCTTTCTCACTTCAGAATTgtataaaacattaacttttcattCATTACACATAGTATAGCTTTCGGTAACGTGTTGGCTATGTAAATATACCTAATGCACATGTTTTGATTCAAATGCCAAACACCGTCCTTGGACTTATTTTTAACCTTGGCAGAAAAGGCAATAACACTCACTTCTAAAAGCTTTTGTCTAAAATCCAAGAATACAATGGAATAATGAAGATGACATCGTGCAATCCGTCTCTGTGTTTCATAATTTCCTTCATTCTTATCAGCAAGCGTCCAAAAACAACATGTTGCAATACAGTGTTGCCTAGACAACAACAAAATCTTTGTTTTGATTGCACAACATCATGTAGGATAACAAAGAAGGTAAGAGTTTCTGGAACATACTTGACATCGCTGTCACAAAATTTTCGCTCCTATAATACTATTTCTTTCCATGAAAATATCTGTTTACATGAATCATTTCCCGATAAACACTGTTGTAAATTTAACACTCAATATGACAAACTGTTGGTACAAAGTTACCTTGGACAGCTGAAAATACATTACGCTACTCGTTTCCCGCGCTAATCATACTGCACACCAAGACAGCAGCACGACCATGACTTTCAAAATAACACGTCTCAGCTGAAAGTCAGTTTAACATAGTAAACAATCACGACATCCCACTCATCTTCGACAGTGCTCGCACAATATTGTTTTTAATAAGAATCGAATATCACTTCTGCTATTACCGATTTAGTTACGCATGACAACACTAAAATATCAACCTGTAAACTTTGCGTTTACTGAAGAAATCACTTAAAGGTCACATGAGCACGATCAATCCACTGACAACCTAGCCAATGGCAGCGAGGTCATAGACACACCGACCAATTGCAGCTTTTGTTGTGATCCTTGGGCCAGCCTCCCAAACACAAACGTAGTACGAGAATCTAGAAAATGTCAAACTCATGAATTTCGTGAAAGTAGTAGCACTGATACTCTTACAGTATATTGTAACAACTGTAAGCGAGTTTTTTACACTTTGGTTATCGTATAGTAAATGACCAATCTATATTTCCGCAGAAGAAATTTACGAAGCGgatagaaaacagaaaataaacaatGTCCAGAGAATGTAAGCATTTACTGTTTCTTGTTCCGGGCCAGTGAGCCCCGTCACCGCAACGTCGAGCGATGGCGTTCGTGCAAGACACGTGAATGAGAAGCGTGTTTCGAAAGCAATGGGAACAATCAAGATTTTTTTAGTCTTATGCTCCAATTAATTTCCTATTTAATTATTACTCATTACGCGACTGGTTGAAACAAAACAATGAACACACTGAAAGCAGCCTTTCTCTAATTGGGGCTTGTGCAGTTTTTATTGCTTCACAGAATGCAAAATTAGCTGTCAATAGGACGCAAACTAAATGTATTAACAATCACATTTAATTTTTTCACATCCAATTAATGTCAATCAGCGTAAGCCCTGAGGCAGCCATTTGTTGCGAAATTGGTTGCAGACTGCTTTCGTGTCACGGTTTTTAgggtgtaatcatattttcaaaaaaaaaaaaagtaatcatatTTGAAAAAAAAGATAAGGCTCAAATACGCGACCTGTGGACGAGATTATATAAAAAGGCGAAAACATAAACAATTCACTAGTAAGGACGGGCTAAGAACTTGTATTACTTGTAGTTAAACTTTCGTTGTCAATGAGCGAATTAGCCTGATGACAGGGCTTGAGGCTACTGGGATCATGCCTTTCAATAACGATAAGCTTCTGTAAAACGTACCAAAAGGAAATGGAGATACTGCAGATGTAGAATTTGATCTGACAGCTTAAAACAGTTTTTGGAGGAATTTAAGAACCAGTGCAAAACCTTAATCAGCCAGTGCTCCAAACCACAGTCTAGGAAGAAGAAGCGTCCTGCTACAACACCTGGTTCCAGTACTGGTAAACAGAAGAAGAGGAGACTGAATAAACCATCTGAGGAGCAACAAATGCAATCTGGACAACATCAGGTTTAGAGCACTAATAAAATGAGGGAACATAATAGACCTAAAGTGATATGTACTGGCAGTGACGCCAGCAGTGATACTGATGATTATTCTGTGTGTGACTGTAGCAGTGACATAGATCTTGCTGGTAGTTATCCTGAACATGAAGCTGAAGAAAATTACTACCAGGACAAGTATGAAAACCAGTTTCATCAACATACAACACATGCAACTGCAGGCTCTGAAAATATTGACCACAGAAAGCTAAAGCCAAATGATTTCATGTTGGTGTGTCGTACCTATATTCCCTCAAGAAGAAGAGAGAGGTTGCAGTACCATAGAAAATGTTATCCATGTTGTTACCCCTTTATTTGACAGAAGAGAACGTTACTGTTTTCTGTTGGAAATATAACTTTTTACTTTATTATGGAAGTACTTCTGTCATTATTTTGCACTTTCTACTGCATTTTACTGTCATGTATTGTACCCAGTTTTGTATTTTTGACAGATGAAAATATATCACATATCTTCTTTTGTAATTAGTTCACTGTTGCAAGTATCCCACAGTAATTTAAACTTGCAAAACTGCAAGTTTTCAGTATAAAAGCATAGATGTTTCAAATAATGCCCTCTCATGGGGGAACATAAAAcaccaatatttttgtaaaaaatcagCATAAAGAAGTTTAAAAAATAGTTTTTTCTGCCAATAGGATCTTCACTGGAATGTCACATCactcaatatttttgtaaaattgaaAAAGCTAGATGCTGAGGAAATTCAAAAGTGTTTCAAGTAACCCCATTTTACGGTAGTTAAACTTTTGTTGTCAATGAGCGAAAGCGGATACTGAATAAGGCACACATTTCTGATACAGAAGGTCACCATACTTAACTGAAAAGAGCTATTAGTTCAACATCATTATTTAAAGCCTTGACAATGGTTCCTTGTACTGTTGAAGTCAAAATTGCACAGATGGCAGAATAGGTACAGTACGGTATGTCTGGGTTTTGTGAATTATGGCCCATTATTTAAAGAATAGATAATTATTCTGGGATTGATCATATGATTGTCTTATTAGAAAACGAAACAAAGTTCTCATCATAATGGCATAGAGGATTACCAGTAATGTAACATTTTCAACGTAAGTTACAAGAAGGATGAAAATAACACACTGGAGACGCAGCAATAACTGAAACACAGTTTGCTGTAAATTTTGTCAGGATTAGAACTTTTGATGTATTTACAATAATTTGAATGAGTAGCAGGGAAGAGAACCCAATCATCAAAACGAGATGAAATGCTTGAAGAAATAGTTACAAAGGAATAAGTGTCCAGACCACTGAGTATCATCATCACAGAGGAACAGAGCAGCAATAAAATGATGTGTAGGCTATGTTACACAACTGgagaaatctcagacagaatgataagagctgttttaaaaataaaaaatattgcatgggTAGCATTAACACTCACATTCTAATGAAATGATAAAGGAGCTTTATGAAGAGTTGGGGAAACACAGAAGGCAAGATTATAATAAGGAATTTCAATGCAAATGTAGGAAAAAATTAAGAACAGTACTTAATGGAAACTTCATGTGCAATACTGGATGAGAGATGAGAGCTGAATTTAATCAGTAGGCAGGTAAAGAGATGCCATACTTTGTTCCACAGACCCACAGGGAATACATACTCAAGATtttgaacatgtcagaaaaacaaaagCTAACTGCAAATAGGGCAAAGGTTGTTGAATCTCTCTCGTCTACGCATTCCCTAACCATTATGAAATAAGTGTTTCCAATGTCCATTCCACACATCCTAAGTGAAATAGTTTTGTGAGTTATGTAAGTTGATAATTTGAAACATATTTTTGttagcaaataaatgaaaaaaataccacTGTACTATAAAAGTTAGTGTagacatattaaaaacaaaaaggTTTATCTTAACACCTTCCTcgcagaaacaaaacagaaaatggaCTTGGTAAGAACCAAATGGAGCCAAATATGAAACTGATTATATATTATTAAACTATAAGAAACTGATCAACATTTAGTACCAATAGACATATCACTTTTGAAGTGAGAATGATAGTAGACTTGTAAGACAGAGTAAGAATATGGTGGCCTACTAGGTTCCATGAAAGAACTAAGCAAATGCATCGGATGGGAAATGAGATGATGAAAGATATGTGTGAGGCTGGATTGGGAGCAAGGAAAGAGACTGAGACAGATGGTTGAAGGGTCTAGTGAAGACTGAAGTCGGGGTTTGTCAGAACAAAGGGTCAGTAGAAGGATCCAGgccccacctgtgcagttcagaaaagctggtgttagtgggaataATCCTCATGGTGTGGGCTATAAAGCTTAGTTGTcctgctgtctcttggccacagtttagtgGTGGCCACTCGCGCAGAGATACCTTGGTGGTAGATGTGCCCTGTAGAAAGCCACATAGTGGTTCCAGCTAAGTTAATCGACCAgatagctgctttcacaggtagccctgcctttggtagGGTAGCAAatacttgtgacaggactggagcaggtggtagTGGTAGGATGTAAGGaagaggtcttgcatctaggtctcttACAGGGCTAAATGAGTGGGAACAGGGATACAATAGCGCTGGGCAAGGATATTGACCCTGATGGAGAATTTCATTCAGTTGCTTCAGCCATCGGTGGTACTGAATCATGAAGAGGGCAATCCTTTGTGGCCAAACCCATGTTTTCCCAGAAGACCACACCATATTTAAGCATGCTGTTTATAT
It encodes:
- the LOC124616017 gene encoding protein CREBRF homolog, with translation MCIRLAFISKINDIRDNKNMADPFYTGELFIDQGVTVKQEPLVMDSTSSTTASVPIPHRRGMDLSDFRDFGFDFVDISSPSSVSQDNTPNATNIVSVTELYAESPVWTTKLPSDCETSRSDTFRMDDDDIFQVDKADLIQGPTLAELNANDENLLDDLNFDDLLLPEENSYYINVPPFASQSRTSAAPPLVQVTNVNSNLGNNNVAQLSQSLVPSSFPPAGLGFYKDAFSVSSSVPSSPLDVFLSGKPSNGVQTVDALSPGSQNSSSSSLLLHSAASSVTPPPLGVSPLQQKHSTLHELLLKKETYSSASPERQLFVQSVPGPLSPTNSVSPVPEVPSGSRITRSGNTGYGSRLSSSAPTHLGLEQIWQRREPRQHLLSTGSLAEAGSTSSISTGGILSPESHEFSHDEGFDSEDDSDHYEDFSSDADSSDGEDGPSRSMSKKERYFWQYNVQAKGPKGQRLVLKTKLEDPHVLNEVTDPVFSPQCSVRGIKHSGKARKGDGNDLTPNPRKLYNIGKELDKLNRIINDMTPVSELPFNVRPKTRKEKNKLASRACRLKKKAQHEANKLKLFGLENEHKRLNMGISQVKQLLATKCTTENPEKQEELTRQIEKISRTVTKFKIAGHTTDFVNKVLEKMKNGVPNGGLDDLQSIHM